TTCGCCGCGTTCGGGGCTCCTACCAATACTTGAATCGAAGCTGTGGGTCCAAATGCAAACATATTCACATTGGCCTGTAGCGTTTGTGCTGTACCGGCGACGGCTCCCGTATAGGTCGTAGAGTATTGGCCGTTACCGTCGTTACTCACAGGAGTAAATGTTCCTGTTGAAGTTCCGCCCGTTTTATCAAAGGCCATGATGAGCCCACTACTAATCGGGTTATTGTAGGAATCTCGAATCACCGCCGTCACCGTAACGCTAGATCCAGCGATCACCGTTGCCGATGAAACGGTCAAAGTGGAAAGCAAAGGGGATGGAGCACCCGGCACGACCGCCACCGTTGTTGTTGGTCCCAATGGAGCTCCGTCAACGATCACACCAATTGTTTGAGCTGAGCCCGCGGTGACACCATCGTAGTTAATGGCGTACTGTCCTGCTCCCATATTTGTGACCGAACTAAAGTTTCCTGCGGAGGTTCCTCCGGATTTAGAAAATGTGACTACAATTCCACTTGGAATTGGGTTGTTGTTGGCATCACGAATCGTCGCGGTGATTGTCGAGGTCGCGCCCGCAGCTATAGATCCTGGTGCCGCGGCGATCATCGAATTGCCAGGACTCGGATTCCCTGGAGTTACGACAATAGATACGGCTGGAATCGCCGTAGTGACGCCATTGATGGCCACAAAAACAGATTGAGCCGTTCCCGCCACAACACCCGTATAGCGTACATCATACACCCCATTCCCCTGGTTTGTGACAGCGTTTAAAGTTCCCGTCGATGTCCCGCCAGAAACAGGGAACGTGATCGTGCTCGAACCGGCAATAGGATTATTGTTTAAATCTCGCAATGTCGCAGTGGCCGTGACAAAACTTCCCGAAGCGACTGTCCCAGAGCTGATCGTTAAACTCGAGTTAGCAAGACTCATGGCTGCCGGGTTTACAGTGATGGTCGTCGTAATTCCTAATGCCGACCCGTCGGTTTCGACTCCGATGGTCTGAGCGGAACCAGCGCCCACTCCCTGGTAAGTAATCGCATATTGCCCAGAACCCATATTCGTTACAGAGCTAAAGTTTCCGGAAGACGTTCCTCCCGTTTTCGTGAACGTGACTAAAATTCCACTGGAGATCGGGTTATTGTTCACGTCCCGAATCGTGGCCGTGACCGTTGAATTCGTTCCGGAATTAATTGTACTCGGCGAAGCCACAATCGTTGATTGAGCGGCACTCGGAACACCCGGAGTCACAGTGATCGAGGTGGCAGGGATTGCTGTCGTGACACCGTTGACAGCGACAAAAATTGACTGAGCCGTTCCGGCAACAACGCCGGTGTAGCGAACATTGTACACTCCCCCACCTTGGTTCCCGACGGCGTTGAGTGTACCAGTGGATGTCCCTCCACTCACAGGAAATGTGACGGTAATTCCGCTATCAATCGCGTTACTATTAGCATCTCTTAATGTCGCCGTAACGGTCACGAAACTTCCGGAGCTGACCGTCGGTGCACTAATCACCAAAGTCGAATTAGCGACACTCACTGGTCCCGGCACCACCTGCACAGTGGGCGCGAATCCCAAAGTGACGCCATCTACAGAAACTGTAATTGTTTGCGCTGACCCGGCCGCTATTCCCAGGTAGGTCGCAGTGTATGAACCGCCACCCGCATTAACTACGCCACTAAAACTTCCTGAGCTGGTCCCACCAGACTTATTAAAAACAACGAGAACTCCGCTGGAGATCGGGTTGTTGTTGGCGTCGCGAAGCACAGCGGTAATATTGATCGTACTTCCCGACGCTACTGTACCGGAACTCAAGGTCAAACTCGAATTCGGAGTTGACGCCGGTCCTGGAACCACTTGAATCGTTGTATTGATCGACATCAGCGTTCCGTTGACGGTCACGCGTAAGGTTTGCGCGGTCCCGGCCACTAAGCCCACATAGGTTCCCGAATAACTTCCAGAGCCTAAGTTGGTGGATCCCGAAATTGTTCCTGTGGATGTTCCCCCTGTCGCAGAGAAAACCACTGTTGCCGAGGGCAAGGGATTGTTATAGGCATCACGAATCAATGCGGAGATGTTAGCAATACTCCCCGACACGACAACCCCGGGCGCAATGGCCAGCGTCGAAGTCGAGGGGCTTGGAGCTCCTGGATTGACCGTCATTGCCACCGTATTATTGAGAAAGTACGACATCGCCAAAGTCACTTCGATGTTAATAGGCGTGCCTACAACTGTTGGGGTGAATGTGAATGTGTAAGTTCCGTTATTATTATCTGTGATCCCACTAAAAATACCCGAACTCGTTCCGCTCTGAATTTGCGCGGTTAAACTCAGACCTCCGATAGTTTGTGGAGAGCCATCGCTGTTAAAAGCCGTTACGGTGATCACTTGAGGCGTTCCTGCGGACAAGGTGACTGCGGCGGGAGCCATACTTAGGCGCGTCAGCGTCGTGGTCGTAAATGATCGAGACACCGTGTTTCCATCAGAAAATCCGAGGATATCTAAGGCCTGAACACGGATCGTGTAACCTGTATTTGGAATTAAACCTGTGACCGTAAATCCACTGGTCGCCCCACCAGGGACGATCTGAAAAACTTCGTAAAGACCAGTCACTGTATTTAATTTTGAAATCTGATAACTTTGAGCCGAAAGATTCGGAGTCCAGTTGACCGTCGCTCCTACACCTGTAATCGCAGTGATCGAGGTGATGCCGTTAAATTTGAGTCGAATTCCCACTGGAAAAATAATCTGAGACTTTCCATCTTTATTCGTTCCGGTGATTTTAAATTCATAATTTCCGAGGATAGAATTCCCTGGAGTCCAATCGAAAGTTCCCGTAGCCCCATTAAAACTAAAAGTAGAGTCTGGCAGATTAGAGCAACTCTGAGTTTCTTCGACGAGATTATCTACAACTTGATCGTAATAGCAGGCGTAAGTCATCCCGTTGTCATCACCAGGATCGCCTTTGCGAACGTTATTGACGTCGAGATGTAACAAGTCTGTTTGAGCAATGGTTTGCGTAGAGATATTCGTAAGGAGCGGACCCTGTTTGCCGACACCAAACAGATCGTCGACAGCACCACCGCCAGAGCTTCCGCAACTGGCCAGAAGGACAATAGTCCAACCGTATAGAATGTATTTCATAACGAATTTCATCACTTGTCCAACTAACGTACTACTTCGCCCATATCATAATAAAACATAAGGGCTCTGTGATAAACTTCCTAAAAACTATCGTAAAGCCTAACACTCTTAATGATAACTCGACTCCTGTAGCACATCCATAATTATAACGTACCGACCTTCGTTTAGCTAAACTTTGTTCCATATCAAGTCAAAACGATACCAGTCCGATACAAGAAGTATGAAAATCTGTATCTTTTCGCTACTGGTCTTATGCTATTCATTTCCGACGATTGCAGCGGAGCTTCAGTTTGAAAGCGATGTTCGCGTTAAAAAAACGGATCAACTTGAATTCATATCCATCAAGGCCGGAGAAAAATTAACTCTCAAAAGAAATGAGAGCTATATTGTAGTCAATTCTCAAAGTTTACCGATGGTGATTTTTTCCCCCATCAATGACAATTCCGAAGTTTTGATCACCGACAAAAATATCCAACAAACCCTGGACGAACAAATCTCAAAAACTCTCAGCTCTCGAACCAACGAGATCATTGATGGACTCCGGAAAGCAGAATCGCATTTAATCAAAAAGGATTACCCACAAGCCTTAGCGCTTGCGACCAGCTTAAAAGATAAATATCCTCAGGTGTCGTCGGTGTTATTTTTTAGAGCTACAACTTTATCACTCATGAACAATAGAAAAGAAGCGCTTTCGGATCTTGAAAAAGGACTGACCATTGACCCGCAAAGTGCGGCGGCTCTTGCTCTTCAGAAAAGATTGAAGGAGGCTCAATAATGACACTTCTTATCGGTTTCCTCCTCACCTCCGCCGTTTTTGTTTTTTCGATGGGCCTCGAAAACACATCGATGTACTTTAATCTGCACTCCTTCGTACTGGTGGCGGGCGGAACGGCGACGATTTTTATATTTTCCAATCCGTGGGTCACGGTGAAGCACTTAGCAAAAAGCCTTATGCAATTCTGGTCTTCCGATGATTCATTCGAGCAGATCCGTAAGGAATTGATTCAACTGGCCAAAAATAAAAATAAACAAATCAAAGTTAAAAACGATCTCGTGAATTACGCCCAGGACTTATGGACCCAAGGGGTCACTCAAGATCTTTTTGTCGTTTTACTTTCGCAGCGTCGCAAAGAAATTGAACAGCGATCCGTCGACGCCATCCAAAGTTTAAAAAACTTAGCGAAATATCCGCCAGCATTGGGAATGGCGGGTACCGTGATCGGGATGGTCTCTCTGTTTAGCTCACTCGATGGCAGCAAACAGAACATCGGACCTGCACTCGCACTCGCGATGACCGCGACTTTTTTAGGGTTAGCCCTTGCCAACGCTTTAATTATGCCTCTCTCCGATCATTTACAAGTCAGGCATATTCGTGAAAAAAATGATCTCGTCAATCTCTACCAAATTATTCTTTTAATAAATCAAAACGAAGCGAGCCAGCTCGTAGAAGATGAGGTTCATCTCCGTGGAGCATAATGTCCGTTACCCTAGAATAGAACGAGATGAAGAAATCTCGGTGCACGAAGATGAGAACGCTCATCTTTGGGCCGTTTCTTATTCGGACTTTCTCATGGTGCTTCTCTGCTTCTTCATTCTCTTCTTTTCGCTCGATGACCAAAAGAAAAACATGCTCTTAGTCACTCTTGCGGAAAGCTTTAACGGAAAAAAGGAACATGGATCGGACAACCCCGGGTTTGCCAAAGAAAAAACCCAGGCTCGTCTCCCAGCCACATTTCTTGAAACACTTAAAGGTCTCAACGTCAGCATCAATAAAGATCGTGAGTCACTTATTCTCAACTTCCCCGAGAATCTTTTTGCGAGCGGAAGCCATATCATCAGCAAAGAGAACCATCTTCTTATAAAGGATGTTTTAACTAAAGTGTATCCTCATCGATTGGGTCTCAATCTGTATTTCGAGGGCCACACCGATAACAAGCCAATACATCGAAAAATTCAGAACGTGGTGGTCGATAACTATTTGCTCAGTAGTTTACGGGCTTCTACCGCCTTGAAGGAGGCTCGAGAAATGGGCTTCCCGGAAGCCCAGATGTTTATCCAAGCCACATCGTCGCATTCGAGAAACTCTCGAACTCTCTCTTTAAGAATCGAACCGCGTGAGGTCGTCCAATGAAATCACTCCTCATCATCTTGTGTCTCATCAACACTGTGCAATCCCAAGCCGATGTCTTAGAGAAACTTCGATTTGAAGATGCCGTGGAAAATCGCATCGAACGCGGCCTCAAAGGTTTTGATCCAAATATTAAAGCCACTGTTTTTGTGGGTTACAAAAAGTACGATGCCGTACCGGGAACTACGCTTGAGAATATCGAGGATTTCAGCCCGTCTAAGATCGACGAACAAGATATCGTAAAAATCTACATTGATATAACCACCTCGGTCGAAAACGTATCTGCCGAATTCAGATCCAAGGTTTACAAATTATTACCTCTCAATCGAAATCGACTTATCGTTAAATTTAAGTATCAGCCCGAGGTGAAAGCACCGGTGATTGAGACGATCAAGGCCAAAGATATATCGAACATTTCTACCTCCCTCGCCTCCCAAGCCGGTGAATTTTTCTCGATCCTCATCGCCAGCGCCATCGGGCTTATGTTTTTATTGGGACTTATTCTCCAGCAGCGCAGCCTCAAAATGTTTCGCACGCAGTTTGAGAATCTGACCCGTGCTCTGAGTGAGTCCGGCTTTGGATCGGCTCAGGTCGAGTCCATTAAACCCAATGCACAAAGCTCTTCCGCATCTCCTAGTCCAACCAAGACTGCAGAACCATTTTTTGATTTCCCGGAGGAATCTCTTTTGGAAGTCATGGGAGATAGCTACTGGTGCTCGGAAGATCGATACGCCCACTGGATCTGGAAGAATATCAGCTCCCAACAGAAGCGCATGCTGCTCGAAAAATTAGATTACGCTCGTGATTACGCCAGTTATTTTTTAACGCTCGATCCGGAATACGCCTCCCATCATGAGCACCCTTATTATTTGGCGCCACTCCCATTATGTTACACGTCTCAAGAGAGTTTAAGTCTCGAAGTTCAAAAGAATTCT
This region of Bdellovibrionales bacterium genomic DNA includes:
- a CDS encoding fibronectin type III domain-containing protein — protein: MKYILYGWTIVLLASCGSSGGGAVDDLFGVGKQGPLLTNISTQTIAQTDLLHLDVNNVRKGDPGDDNGMTYACYYDQVVDNLVEETQSCSNLPDSTFSFNGATGTFDWTPGNSILGNYEFKITGTNKDGKSQIIFPVGIRLKFNGITSITAITGVGATVNWTPNLSAQSYQISKLNTVTGLYEVFQIVPGGATSGFTVTGLIPNTGYTIRVQALDILGFSDGNTVSRSFTTTTLTRLSMAPAAVTLSAGTPQVITVTAFNSDGSPQTIGGLSLTAQIQSGTSSGIFSGITDNNNGTYTFTFTPTVVGTPINIEVTLAMSYFLNNTVAMTVNPGAPSPSTSTLAIAPGVVVSGSIANISALIRDAYNNPLPSATVVFSATGGTSTGTISGSTNLGSGSYSGTYVGLVAGTAQTLRVTVNGTLMSINTTIQVVPGPASTPNSSLTLSSGTVASGSTINITAVLRDANNNPISSGVLVVFNKSGGTSSGSFSGVVNAGGGSYTATYLGIAAGSAQTITVSVDGVTLGFAPTVQVVPGPVSVANSTLVISAPTVSSGSFVTVTATLRDANSNAIDSGITVTFPVSGGTSTGTLNAVGNQGGGVYNVRYTGVVAGTAQSIFVAVNGVTTAIPATSITVTPGVPSAAQSTIVASPSTINSGTNSTVTATIRDVNNNPISSGILVTFTKTGGTSSGNFSSVTNMGSGQYAITYQGVGAGSAQTIGVETDGSALGITTTITVNPAAMSLANSSLTISSGTVASGSFVTATATLRDLNNNPIAGSSTITFPVSGGTSTGTLNAVTNQGNGVYDVRYTGVVAGTAQSVFVAINGVTTAIPAVSIVVTPGNPSPGNSMIAAAPGSIAAGATSTITATIRDANNNPIPSGIVVTFSKSGGTSAGNFSSVTNMGAGQYAINYDGVTAGSAQTIGVIVDGAPLGPTTTVAVVPGAPSPLLSTLTVSSATVIAGSSVTVTAVIRDSYNNPISSGLIMAFDKTGGTSTGTFTPVSNDGNGQYSTTYTGAVAGTAQTLQANVNMFAFGPTASIQVLVGAPNAA
- a CDS encoding MotA/TolQ/ExbB proton channel family protein, which gives rise to MTLLIGFLLTSAVFVFSMGLENTSMYFNLHSFVLVAGGTATIFIFSNPWVTVKHLAKSLMQFWSSDDSFEQIRKELIQLAKNKNKQIKVKNDLVNYAQDLWTQGVTQDLFVVLLSQRRKEIEQRSVDAIQSLKNLAKYPPALGMAGTVIGMVSLFSSLDGSKQNIGPALALAMTATFLGLALANALIMPLSDHLQVRHIREKNDLVNLYQIILLINQNEASQLVEDEVHLRGA